The following are encoded together in the Dyella terrae genome:
- a CDS encoding helix-turn-helix domain-containing protein, whose amino-acid sequence MASEQAIYFSGEVNFAFRGRFALPPGWCLFGYLHRTSQESWCHGTPLGSGMAFTVLPEGISEFVLSSGSCVTGVLVPQQRLVDKYLELNPHQPDLPTRAISLFALSDDERARALRMKFEALRERVLHLSREPVAPDVDVDGLIETHLVAALSVKPEDRPACSRGRRTHYLAMQRAEEFMRRNLRRDIYITELCNAAGVSERALRYAFDDLLGVSPNRYLSMLRLCTACKNLTLSDASRRSVKSVALSCGLWDLSRFADHYRRVFGERPRDTLMRAPPFEAA is encoded by the coding sequence TTGGCCTCCGAGCAGGCTATCTATTTCAGTGGCGAAGTGAACTTCGCCTTTCGTGGTCGTTTTGCACTGCCGCCGGGCTGGTGCCTGTTCGGCTACCTGCATCGGACCTCGCAGGAAAGTTGGTGCCACGGTACGCCGCTGGGTTCAGGCATGGCGTTCACGGTGCTTCCTGAGGGCATCAGCGAGTTCGTGCTCAGTAGCGGCAGTTGCGTCACTGGTGTGTTGGTGCCGCAGCAGCGGCTGGTGGACAAGTACCTGGAGCTCAACCCGCACCAACCCGACTTGCCGACGCGGGCTATTTCGCTATTTGCATTGTCGGACGACGAACGCGCGCGGGCTTTGCGCATGAAATTCGAGGCGTTGCGCGAGCGCGTGCTGCATCTGTCGCGGGAACCGGTCGCGCCGGACGTCGACGTGGACGGGCTGATCGAAACGCATCTCGTCGCAGCGCTGTCGGTAAAGCCGGAGGATCGGCCCGCCTGTTCGCGTGGTCGTCGCACGCACTACCTGGCGATGCAGCGCGCCGAAGAATTCATGCGGCGCAATCTGCGTCGGGACATCTATATAACGGAGCTGTGCAACGCGGCCGGTGTCAGTGAGCGCGCGTTGCGATATGCCTTCGACGACTTGCTGGGTGTCTCGCCCAACCGTTACCTGTCCATGCTTCGACTTTGTACGGCCTGCAAGAACCTCACGTTGTCCGATGCCAGCCGGCGCTCGGTGAAGTCGGTCGCACTCAGTTGCGGTCTGTGGGATCTCTCGCGCTTCGCCGATCACTATCGCCGCGTGTTCGGCGAGCGCCCGCGCGACACACTGATGCGCGCGCCGCCATTCGAAGCGGCCTGA
- the cpaB gene encoding Flp pilus assembly protein CpaB, with protein MHNVSRIAAILLVVLATVLALVAFTLGKRRQETETVPPPVAAAPAAPLIPTKVAHVVVATQMLPGGEVIAASSLREVTVSAAPEGSYEQPDVLVGEVPRVNIPEGTVITSSLLSNPIAMQIRPGERALAVPVDEISGVGYRVQPGDYVDVVLTLKIADPSPTGMVITKEHSESRLLASRLRVLAYGVRDLPNVGAVATSAPAKPEQAEPPPKMAVLAVPLEDIDPLVLGAQSGKLSLALRHPGDDGMPSNLLFPAPATVLAPRGDLTGEQRGWLASPENRAYAGVDEPSLIGRSKVTAPRPTSRASAPAGLEIIRGSGAAPAPHTSLAVNP; from the coding sequence ATGCACAACGTGTCACGCATCGCCGCCATTTTGCTAGTCGTCCTCGCGACGGTACTGGCGCTGGTTGCCTTTACGCTCGGAAAGCGCCGACAGGAAACGGAAACCGTCCCGCCGCCCGTGGCCGCAGCGCCAGCTGCACCACTCATTCCAACCAAGGTCGCCCATGTCGTGGTGGCCACGCAGATGCTGCCGGGTGGCGAAGTGATCGCGGCATCGTCGCTGCGCGAAGTCACCGTATCCGCTGCGCCAGAGGGCAGCTATGAGCAGCCCGATGTCCTGGTGGGCGAAGTACCGCGGGTGAATATTCCCGAAGGCACGGTCATCACCTCGTCGCTGCTTTCCAATCCCATCGCCATGCAGATCCGTCCTGGCGAGCGCGCGCTGGCGGTGCCGGTAGACGAGATCTCTGGTGTCGGCTACCGCGTGCAACCAGGCGACTACGTCGATGTGGTGCTGACATTGAAGATCGCCGACCCTTCGCCCACGGGCATGGTCATCACCAAAGAGCACTCAGAAAGTCGCCTGCTCGCCTCGCGCCTGCGCGTGCTGGCTTATGGCGTGCGCGACTTGCCTAACGTCGGCGCCGTGGCGACATCAGCACCCGCCAAACCCGAACAGGCCGAGCCACCACCGAAGATGGCCGTGCTGGCGGTGCCGCTGGAAGATATCGATCCACTGGTGCTGGGCGCACAGAGCGGCAAGCTATCGCTCGCGCTGCGCCATCCCGGTGACGACGGCATGCCGAGCAACCTGTTATTTCCAGCCCCAGCCACGGTACTGGCGCCACGTGGCGATCTCACTGGTGAGCAGCGCGGCTGGCTGGCCTCGCCAGAGAATCGCGCTTATGCAGGTGTGGACGAACCGAGCCTGATCGGCCGCTCGAAGGTGACCGCACCGCGGCCGACGTCGCGCGCATCGGCGCCTGCTGGACTGGAGATCATCCGCGGCTCCGGCGCAGCACCCGCTCCACACACGTCGCTGGCGGTGAACCCATGA
- a CDS encoding OmpA family protein, which yields MRNIINLRRLLPALLAAGVAMAAGSATPSHAQTADAGPNFPDPARATMPEGAFVNVENLRKLAPGMTKQQLYDLLGTPHFSEGVFGVHRWNYIFAFRETGGGVIKCQFQIQFDKGHLAQAFYWKPESCKDLLAPPAPPSAPTPAVAPMMALTLSSDAMFGFDSATLSPEGKANLDRLLSQVQEASHIQDIMIIGYTDRIGSERYNLALSQRRAESVRDYLAAHGVSPAAMQVAGRGEADPVTQCNDKRRDRLIACLAPNRRVELKGTARAQM from the coding sequence ATGCGAAACATCATCAACCTGAGGCGACTGCTACCCGCGCTGCTGGCGGCTGGCGTCGCGATGGCAGCGGGTAGTGCCACGCCAAGCCATGCGCAGACGGCGGATGCCGGGCCGAATTTTCCCGACCCGGCGCGCGCCACCATGCCGGAAGGCGCCTTCGTCAACGTGGAAAATCTGCGCAAGCTCGCACCCGGCATGACCAAGCAACAGCTCTACGATCTGCTTGGCACGCCGCACTTCAGCGAAGGCGTGTTCGGCGTGCATCGCTGGAACTACATCTTCGCCTTCCGCGAAACCGGCGGCGGCGTGATCAAGTGCCAGTTCCAGATCCAGTTCGACAAGGGTCACCTCGCACAGGCGTTCTACTGGAAGCCGGAATCGTGCAAGGACCTGCTCGCGCCGCCCGCACCACCGTCGGCGCCCACGCCGGCCGTCGCGCCGATGATGGCGCTCACCTTGTCGTCCGATGCGATGTTCGGTTTCGATAGCGCCACGCTCTCACCGGAAGGCAAAGCCAACCTCGATCGCCTGCTTTCCCAGGTGCAAGAAGCCAGCCATATCCAGGACATCATGATCATCGGCTACACCGACCGCATCGGCAGCGAGCGCTACAACCTCGCGCTGTCACAGCGGCGTGCCGAGTCCGTGCGCGATTACCTGGCCGCCCATGGTGTATCGCCCGCGGCGATGCAGGTAGCGGGCCGCGGCGAGGCCGATCCGGTCACGCAGTGCAACGACAAACGGCGGGATCGTCTGATCGCCTGCTTGGCACCCAATCGCCGCGTAGAACTGAAGGGGACAGCACGAGCGCAGATGTGA
- a CDS encoding Flp family type IVb pilin translates to MNTMIRKFLTEEDGITAIEYGVLAAVVAAFIATTFSGQLTTLFTAIFTAITKAIP, encoded by the coding sequence ATGAACACCATGATTCGCAAGTTTCTGACTGAGGAAGATGGCATCACCGCGATCGAATACGGCGTGCTGGCTGCCGTTGTCGCGGCATTTATCGCCACGACCTTCAGTGGACAGCTGACAACCTTGTTCACCGCGATCTTCACGGCGATCACGAAAGCGATTCCCTGA
- a CDS encoding A24 family peptidase has translation MAAVLPTLAVVLSVLVALSDLYARRIPNTWLAAALVLAIAAGLLQWIVGTSAPLWPSMPGLAVGLITMLPFYAIRVMGAGDVKFFATLGFLLGTNVLLPIWIIACLLTGVHAVIVLVFRMPRLAYAPGVTQARQRLHAWPLWQRAMHARQGRMGLPHGTYLGIAAILMVLHPELLHWGQP, from the coding sequence ATGGCTGCAGTACTGCCAACGCTTGCCGTCGTACTCAGCGTGCTGGTCGCGCTGAGTGACCTGTATGCACGCCGTATTCCCAACACCTGGCTCGCCGCTGCGCTTGTGCTGGCGATCGCGGCTGGCCTGCTGCAGTGGATCGTTGGCACGTCGGCGCCCCTCTGGCCTTCGATGCCAGGGCTCGCGGTGGGCCTGATCACCATGCTGCCCTTCTATGCCATTCGCGTCATGGGCGCGGGCGACGTGAAATTCTTCGCGACGCTAGGTTTCCTGTTGGGCACCAATGTCCTCCTTCCGATCTGGATCATCGCCTGCCTGCTGACGGGCGTACATGCCGTGATCGTGCTGGTGTTCCGCATGCCGCGACTGGCTTACGCACCCGGCGTCACACAGGCACGGCAACGGCTGCATGCGTGGCCGCTGTGGCAGCGCGCGATGCACGCTCGCCAGGGCCGCATGGGCTTGCCGCACGGAACCTATCTAGGCATCGCTGCCATCCTTATGGTGCTGCACCCCGAACTGTTGCACTGGGGGCAGCCATGA
- a CDS encoding type II and III secretion system protein family protein, producing MSQRHWITLLCAALPLTAGQAASVSDAAIALQVHEQRPWHLPGDIERVAIADPSVTDIVMLKGQRDALLVGKKAGETTLLLWRRGDATPQRLSVQVRSAGQAALQNDSGLQIAVQDNEAVLHGQADSMLEHERGVAAATNAVGEKGSVIDASSVSSGGVVQVEVKVVEFDKTVMSQIGINFNATNNGFSYGFTSPLTSATSTNTTSGAISSAFNLVMGHKSANGLHAWNANLDLLQSDGMARVLAEPTLVALSGQSASFLSGGELPIPEPQGLGTVTIVYKPFGIGLTVTPTVLGPDRIALKVAPEASDLDYTNAVVLNGVSVPAISTRRADTTVELGDGETFVIGGLVSQSITSQVDKIPLLGDIPILGSFFRDLKYSRQDKELVLVVTPHLVRPIARDTKIPLPGEREEKNNLPVWGSWLLNPAGSDQLPGFSR from the coding sequence ATGAGTCAGCGTCACTGGATCACCCTGCTGTGCGCCGCTCTGCCGTTGACCGCAGGCCAAGCAGCCAGCGTGAGCGACGCAGCCATCGCGCTGCAGGTGCACGAACAACGGCCGTGGCATCTGCCCGGCGATATCGAGCGCGTGGCGATCGCTGATCCCTCGGTGACCGACATCGTCATGCTCAAAGGCCAGCGCGATGCCTTGCTGGTCGGTAAGAAAGCCGGCGAAACCACTCTGTTGCTATGGCGGCGCGGCGATGCCACGCCACAGCGCCTGTCCGTGCAGGTGCGCAGTGCCGGGCAAGCTGCGTTGCAGAATGACAGCGGGCTGCAGATTGCCGTGCAGGACAACGAGGCCGTACTGCACGGCCAGGCTGACAGCATGCTTGAGCACGAGCGGGGCGTGGCCGCTGCTACGAACGCCGTTGGCGAGAAGGGCTCCGTGATCGATGCGTCCAGCGTCTCCAGCGGTGGCGTGGTACAGGTGGAAGTGAAGGTGGTCGAGTTCGACAAGACCGTGATGAGCCAGATCGGCATCAACTTCAATGCTACCAATAACGGCTTCAGCTACGGCTTCACCTCACCGCTGACCTCGGCCACCTCAACCAACACAACCAGTGGCGCGATCTCCTCAGCTTTCAACCTGGTCATGGGCCACAAGAGCGCCAACGGCCTGCATGCGTGGAATGCCAACCTCGACCTGCTGCAAAGCGACGGTATGGCGCGTGTGCTGGCCGAACCCACGCTGGTGGCCTTGTCGGGTCAGAGCGCAAGTTTTCTTTCCGGCGGCGAGCTGCCCATTCCCGAGCCGCAGGGCCTGGGCACCGTCACCATTGTGTACAAGCCGTTCGGCATCGGCCTCACGGTCACACCCACGGTACTTGGGCCCGATCGCATTGCGCTCAAGGTGGCGCCGGAGGCCAGCGACCTGGACTACACCAACGCCGTAGTGCTCAACGGCGTCTCCGTGCCAGCCATCAGCACACGTCGGGCCGACACTACCGTGGAACTGGGCGACGGCGAAACCTTCGTCATCGGCGGTCTGGTAAGCCAGAGCATCACCAGCCAAGTCGACAAAATTCCCTTGCTGGGCGATATCCCTATTCTCGGATCGTTCTTTCGCGATCTGAAGTACAGCCGACAGGACAAGGAACTGGTGTTGGTCGTGACGCCGCATCTGGTGCGTCCAATCGCCAGGGATACCAAGATTCCGCTGCCCGGTGAGCGTGAAGAAAAAAACAACCTGCCGGTGTGGGGCTCATGGCTGCTCAACCCCGCAGGTTCCGATCAACTGCCTGGCTTCTCGCGTTGA
- a CDS encoding TadE/TadG family type IV pilus assembly protein, which translates to MNARRQFARPSRQRGVAAIEFALVFMLGILPMLLITINGVMIFAAQQSLTLASAEGARAALQYGTPAQRQANACNAAQNAMAWLLTFSGETASCATPPTPGGAYTPVAVSAAAACPSNANVQCITVVTSFDYNNHPFIPGVTALYGWVLSSSLSSSATVQMNPAGS; encoded by the coding sequence ATGAACGCGCGGCGACAGTTCGCGCGCCCTTCACGCCAGAGGGGCGTCGCGGCGATTGAATTCGCCTTGGTATTCATGCTGGGCATCCTGCCGATGCTACTCATCACGATCAACGGCGTGATGATTTTCGCAGCGCAGCAGTCGCTGACCCTCGCTTCTGCCGAGGGCGCGCGCGCGGCACTCCAGTACGGCACACCGGCACAGCGCCAGGCCAATGCCTGCAATGCGGCGCAGAACGCCATGGCATGGCTGCTGACGTTCTCCGGTGAAACCGCCAGCTGCGCTACGCCACCCACACCTGGCGGCGCCTATACGCCTGTTGCAGTGTCCGCCGCCGCGGCCTGCCCGAGCAACGCCAACGTGCAATGCATCACCGTGGTCACCTCGTTCGACTACAACAATCACCCATTTATTCCCGGCGTCACGGCCCTGTACGGATGGGTTTTGAGTTCCAGCCTCAGCAGCTCGGCCACCGTGCAAATGAACCCCGCAGGCAGCTGA